A genomic stretch from Silurus meridionalis isolate SWU-2019-XX chromosome 1, ASM1480568v1, whole genome shotgun sequence includes:
- the dtd1 gene encoding D-aminoacyl-tRNA deacylase 1: MKAVIQRVTKASVMAGEKEISSIGRGICVLLGISNDDRDKDVDYVVHKILNLRLFEDENGRAWCHSVMDKGLEVLCVSQFTLQCTLKGNKPDFHLAMNADFAQPFYNSVLEQLRIKHKPELIKDGQFGAYMQVHIQNDGPVTICLESPAAPINAKQLSKLEKQQQCKEKTRTKINSGSGKDKGVLHSKVGPNASSTTQGEKDEPDSFECED, translated from the exons ATGAAAGCGGTCATTCAAAGAGTCACTAAAGCAAGCGTAATGG CTGGGGAGAAGGAAATCAGTTCTATCGGACGAGGCATTTGTGTTTTGCTTGGGATTTCAAACGATGACAGAGACAAGGATGTAGATTATGT AGTTCATAAGATCCTGAATCTGCGTTTATTTGAGGATGAGAATGGCCGAGCATGGTGTCACAGTGTCATGGACAAGGGGTTGGAGGTGCTGTGTGTGAGTCAGTTCACACTGCAGTGTACACTCAAAGGAAACAAGCCAGACTTCCATTTAGCAATGAATGCTGATTTTGCTCAACCCTTCTACAACAGCGTTCTGGAACAGTTGAGGATCAAACACAAACCAGAGCTTATCAAag atgGCCAGTTTGGTGCTTACATGCAAGTACACATTCAAAATGATGGACCTGTCACCATTTGTTTGGAGTCTCCTGCTGCTCCTATAAATGCCAAACAG TTGTCCAAACTAGAAAAGCAGCAGCAGTGTaaggaaaaaacaagaacaaagaTCAATTCTGGCTCTGGCAAGGACAAAGGTGTCTTACATTCTAAAGTGGGCCCCAATGCCAGTAGTACCACACAGGGAGAAAAAGATGAGCCAGACTCCTTCGAATGTGAAGATTGA